In one window of Octopus bimaculoides isolate UCB-OBI-ISO-001 chromosome 20, ASM119413v2, whole genome shotgun sequence DNA:
- the LOC106870274 gene encoding uncharacterized protein LOC106870274, with protein sequence MSPLVYLLFVTIFGSSISFKIGSQTCAKRYRTCLFSSLVRADVAIWSGRNLYGDKLVDYLKFYCKQAVPKYIMCAECGSTIPLQPSAMCMKTEPVNSFVGAVLSGYFTDVKCVRFWMNYHEHCLVPLYEPPENTSVLTAIVECYSIYRTDFDNCGENGFIAMIMRATHFAPMGSTLDVDLSKITQEGKNVE encoded by the exons ATGTCTCCACTTGTTTATCTTCTTTTTGTCACTATCTTCG GCAGTTCGATTTCATTCAAAATCGGAAGTCAGACATGCGCGAAGCGTTACCGAACTTGTCTTTTTTCGAGCCTCGTCAGAGCTGACGTGGCCATTTGGAGCGGCAGGAATCTTTATGGAGACAAATTAGTCGATTATCTTAAATTCTATTGCAA GCAAGCGGTGCCAAAATATATTATGTGCGCTGAGTGTGGGTCGACGATCCCGCTGCAGCCCAGTGCAATGTGCATGAAAACGGAACCAGTAAATTCTTTTGTTGGAG CTGTGTTATCCGGGTACTTCACTGATGTCAAGTGTGTTCGCTTTTGGATGAATTACCATGAACACTGCTTGGTTCCCTTATATGAACCTCCAGAAAATACCAg CGTTCTGACAGCCATTGTTGAGTGTTACAGTATCTACAGAACCGATTTTGACAATTGTGGTGAAAACGGTTTCATTGCCATGATAATGAGGGCAACTCATTTCGCTCCGATGGGTTCAACGCTTGACGTAGATCTTTCA AAAATAACGCAAGAAGGTAAAAACGTGGAATAA
- the LOC106870459 gene encoding succinate dehydrogenase cytochrome b560 subunit, mitochondrial encodes MSLLLRSVVQQQCLFQRPFALLNTRIPAVMASTSERSYDDMKYFWEKNKRLKRPMSPHLTIYKPQLTSILSVAHRATGIVLSAGMTGLALGVLVLPHDFPYYVDMVKQMNLNPALIIAAKYTVIFPLLYHLFNGLRHLAWDWATGFKLNTLYMSGYLVVGLSFVFTAAIVHLL; translated from the exons ATGTCGTTGTTATTGAG GTCAGTTGTGCAACAGCAGTGTCTGTTCCAGCGGCCATTTGCTCTCCTGAATACAAG AATTCCTGCTGTGATGGCCTCCACTTCTGAACGATCGTATGACGACATGAAATATTTTTGGGAGAAAAATAAACGACTGAAGAGGCCAATGTCACCTCATCTGACCATCTacaa ACCGCAGCTGACATCTATTTTGTCCGTGGCTCACCGTGCAACTGGAATCGTCCTTTCTGCTG GTATGACTGGCCTGGCCTTAGGGGTCTTAGTTTTACCCCATGACTTCCCTTACTATGTTGACATGGTGAAACAGATGAATTTGAACCCAGCCTTAATCATAGCTGCCAAGTACACCGTGATATTTCCTCTGTTATATCACTTATTCAATGGCCTCAGGCATTTG gcCTGGGACTGGGCAACTGGCTTCAAACTGAACACTCTGTACATGAGTGGTTACCTTGTGGTTGGTTTATCTTTCGTATTCACTGCAGCTATTGTTCACCTTCTTTAA